From the Lathyrus oleraceus cultivar Zhongwan6 chromosome 4, CAAS_Psat_ZW6_1.0, whole genome shotgun sequence genome, one window contains:
- the LOC127135712 gene encoding cysteine proteinase inhibitor 5, with the protein MAYAAAWEQSAPGGYHYRPLTYINEYVVEIANFAVVEYCKESGTKVNLNKVIKGESSTVNEGINYRLTLSVVGEDSVSKIYESVVWESPLLPFRILISFIGLRA; encoded by the coding sequence ATGGCTTATGCGGCTGCATGGGAACAATCTGCACCAGGTGGTTATCATTACAGACCCCTTACATACATCAACGAATACGTCGTGGAAATCGCCAACTTCGCCGTGGTTGAATACTGCAAAGAAAGTGGTACGAAGGTGAACTTAAATAAAGTGATAAAGGGTGAATCATCGACGGTTAATGAAGGGATTAACTACCGCCTCACCCTCTCTGTCGTCGGTGAGGATTCCGTTTCAAAGATCTATGAAAGTGTTGTGTGGGAGAGTCCATTGCTTCCTTTTCGAATCCTCATTTCCTTTATAGGTCTACGTGCTTAA